One stretch of Roseimicrobium sp. ORNL1 DNA includes these proteins:
- a CDS encoding dienelactone hydrolase family protein, translating to MNRKPASEFDQELLDLYDDYAHSRIDRRGFLDRASKFAVGGMTAAALLEALSPNYAWAQQVPKDDARIKAEYAEYESPKGGGKMRGLLVTPANASGKLPGIIVVHENRGLNPYVEDVARRLGVAGFVAFAPDALTPLGGYPGDDEKGKELQAKRSGDEMVEDFIAAAQWLQKNPACDGKIGVVGFCFGGLMANTLAVRIPDVIKAAVPFYGRQPSAADVAKIKAPLLLHYAELDTRVNEGWPAYEAALKENNVKYTAHMYPGANHGFHNDTTPRYDKAAAELAWTRTLEFFNKTLKG from the coding sequence ATGAACCGCAAACCCGCATCCGAATTCGACCAGGAATTGCTCGATCTCTATGACGACTATGCGCACAGCCGCATCGACCGCCGTGGTTTTCTCGACCGTGCCTCGAAGTTTGCCGTGGGCGGCATGACGGCAGCGGCGCTGCTGGAAGCGCTCAGCCCGAACTACGCTTGGGCGCAGCAGGTACCCAAGGATGATGCACGCATCAAGGCGGAGTATGCCGAGTACGAGTCCCCGAAGGGTGGCGGCAAGATGCGTGGCTTGCTGGTGACGCCCGCGAATGCGAGCGGGAAGCTGCCGGGCATCATCGTGGTGCATGAGAACCGCGGGCTGAATCCGTACGTCGAGGATGTGGCGCGCCGCCTGGGTGTCGCAGGTTTTGTGGCCTTCGCGCCGGATGCGCTCACACCACTGGGTGGCTATCCCGGGGATGATGAGAAGGGCAAGGAACTGCAGGCCAAACGTTCCGGCGACGAGATGGTGGAGGACTTCATTGCCGCAGCGCAGTGGCTGCAGAAGAATCCCGCGTGCGATGGCAAGATCGGCGTGGTGGGCTTCTGCTTCGGCGGACTGATGGCGAACACCCTGGCCGTACGCATCCCGGATGTGATCAAGGCGGCGGTGCCTTTCTATGGACGCCAGCCTTCCGCAGCGGATGTGGCGAAGATCAAGGCGCCCCTGCTGCTGCACTATGCGGAGCTGGATACCCGCGTGAATGAGGGCTGGCCCGCGTACGAAGCCGCGCTGAAGGAGAACAACGTGAAGTACACCGCACATATGTATCCCGGTGCGAACCACGGCTTCCACAACGACACCACTCCCCGCTATGACAAGGCGGCAGCGGAACTCGCGTGGACACGCACGCTGGAGTTCTTCAACAAAACGCTCAAGGGGTGA